CCTTGGGGCGGCACTTGGTAACGATAAACAGAGTGATTTTTTGCACAGTCCCTTTTGAAGCGCAGACCTCTTTTTTTAGAGTCGCATAAATTGCTACATGAATTTATTGTTGATTTTGTACGTTTGATTTCGGCTAATCTAAGAATTTATATCAATGTAGATGCGTTTGATACTgtcgtattaaaaaaaaataaaaaccacgAAGGGGATTGCCGAAAAAGCCAaaaagtaattatgtaaaaagattttagatttcgttaattaaactttttaaagtaaaatttaatgttataagAAATCCTTTTTCAAAAACGAAAAAGAATCTAATGGAACCGACCAGCAATTTGCATCGCACTCAAGCAATCGGTTCTGGGCAAGTGGTGACCGGCAGCTGTGGCAGCGCGCGCGACGGTCGCGTGCCTCGTAAACGCACGAGCGGTGCCGAGCGCGCACGAGGCCGCCGCGCCgagcgcccgcgccgcgccgccgcgccaccCGCCCGCCTCGTTTGATGACGCCGATATTCCGCGCCGCCCGTTATTACGTATcgaattttaaagaaattttatttaatgactgAGAGGACTCATGCTTAATCTTCCACCAGctgattttgtattaaaattttataattaagaattttcATCTCAGATACAGTACGCTCAATATGTTGCAAGTCTACATTCTCGCGCATGTTGTTCGCAACAGTGGCCATccgaaatcaattaaaattaagattctTTCTTAGATTGCAATAATCACTACATAAACGAACCTACTCGGTGACTATACAACGAGGTAGACGAGATAATGAAAAACAAGTTTGTTTCAAACGGATGCGCCGGCGCATAATAACCAACAATTAATGCTTAAGAAAATTAACTAGAGTGAACGACAAAGCAGTTCGCAAATCCACAGGTGTACTGTACGAGTTCCTGCCATATCTAGCAGATCTCGTCCCGAACGACATTTAAACGAGTTCAAACAATTAATACTCCGACGGAAATATCCTCCCATAATGGTTCAAGCTTCCCTTGCATTATCAAAAATTACTATTGCAATTTGATTTCGGTGGGCGGAGTCGCGACGTGATCCTGTTGCACTATGGTTTgtctttttcaaattaaatgccAAAGTATGCTTAGGCCCCCCGTTTTGTGTATTTCGTATACatgtgttattattttccttttgcaAAACGTAACCTGAGTTAAGGCACGTGTGGAAAAAGCaccttttgttattttaattttgcaacGTCCTGTTCtgctttgtttgtttaacaTACGTAGATatgatcttttatttttatgctgcAGTGTCGTTTCTTGTCATATGTACCGAGACTGGACAGTTTAGTGCGTGGgtgttaatttattgtaaaataatctaAGAGCAGGCTTGTTTGTTATATCTGATTTAcagcaaataaattatgaagGCGTGAATTTTAGAtaagtttgtataattttatgatagTAAGAAAACTTGGTGTATCGTTTGATCTCATCGGACAGGAGTTCTGACGAGAACAGGTTCGCTTAGTGATTGTACACGATGAGCTACCATTCTATCAGCAACTCGCTATCTGTATATTTATTCGTTGCGGTTGAAACGCACCTCTTCGCAGAAACCCTAAGAGCCCCGTTATATTATACACTACGGTATAGATTTAGTATCCACTGTATTTCTATCTAGTTTTAAATCGACTCTTAACCGTACCTGATAACAAGATTCTCTTACTTGTATTGCGTGTGCTAAGAGTATAAGTAATAGTAGGATTATGGGATATTTctgctaaataataaaaatatttttctaaattaaagagagaggttttttaatattttttaaagcaaaattgaGAGTCTAGGCGATGTATTTAGTTTCAAAGGTAATAAAAATTGTCCGAATCCCGaataaggtaattttattttagttacataCAATATGAAgttcttaattttattgtttaccaGTCTCGAACTCAGGTAGATATAGGTAGAACGTTAGATTAAGTTCaccaattttatcaaaaactatATCTTTTTCGTAGAATGAATATTTTTCGTCTCATACTTATATTTAAGTAGCTAATATTTTATCACTATATTTAAGTGACTAAAACCAGTATATGTTATAATGAATGCGTGTAATCAAATAATAAGCTAATAAACTCTTGTATTCATATCTATTTGTTGAAGTAGTTTAATGGTATCTTCTTGGGAGCATGATTGGAATAAATTAGTCAGGACTTGCTAGATTTATGATCGcaatttaggttttatttttagcatcaAGTCGTCAGCGAATATGATCGGAGTACTCAGTTTATGTTCCCATAATTGAGCGTTGAACACGCGAGGATAAAAGGAAAAGTAAAACAGATATTAAATTCATAAGAATGTATTTACTTACAGAAACAACCAACTGGTTGAATACtggtaattttctttataactatctcataaaatcttataatattaggaaTCTGTCTTATGGTACTATCTTAACTATTTACAATACAAGTCTTTGTctcaacattttcaaaattatattttacaaaattaaactgAGCATTGATTGTCGAAACAAGACATGTCGCTTCAGTTGATCCGAGAAATATGACGTAAACTATACTTACTAACTAATGACTAGATAACAATTATAAACAATTGTAAAACTAAACGTCTAGGTGGAAGTTGTAATACGTAAGGCTACACTAAGGCACAGCGTTATTTCAAATCACATTATAACTAAATGCTTAAGTGGAACAAATAAATGATCGTTTCAGTCTTCTGAGTGGTATTCCGTCGATGTGGGAAATGCAGTGGGGGTATTCGTGTGGTGTTCAGTCGCTCGGCGGAATGCTTCGATGGGGTCGTTACAGTCCACCATTATCCCCTCTCATTAGGAATATACTGATTGCGCTTAATTAGAGGTTCCCTCGAAGGCTCTCGCGCTCCGATACTCGGCTCCTCTCGAGGATTACTCGTTTTTTTCATAATCACCAAGCTGATTGGCTGCACTTTGATCACCGCAATGTACGGGTTCCTGGGAAAATGGAAAAACACATTTGAAATGTTTGCAATATAAAAGAAACGTTGTTACACACTTGCGTCAAAGCTTTGATAACAACAGGTAATGTTCTGAATGATCGGTATCGAGTGACGCTGCGTAATTCCCATGAACAGTGGTCGGTATCACCACATGTTTGCATAGAGCTTAGCAAATATTGTAACACGTGTGCCTCGCCGCCGCCCTTCTATTTCCTCTTGAGATTTCGTCTTCCggtacaataaattaatagccGACGAAGCGtctcaaaacattttttgcgAGTTTTAATATCTTGTTTTTAGTCACGGCGCTACCGGTTCTGCTTAATCTATCAGAGCGCGCCATATGGCGGCTGACTGGCGAATACTTCGCTAAAAGCTCTCACTGACCGGACGCATCGCATTAACTTGAGATATCAGTGAAAAACACAACAACATGTTTCCACTTAGAATTAGCGTCATCTGTTATGGCTACTTATTATTAGAATAGATCACTTTTATGTGCAATTTTCCCACTACATGCGGGGCGAACCGCAAGATTGTTAGAAGTAATTGCTGTTCGGCTATTGAAGCAAATAAGAAGGTAGAATGCGGGTCCTTACTATCTTTTACAACTTGAAATAGAAAAACCTATTTCTGATCGTAAAAAAAATCGCCTAGCTACAAGTTTTTATACGAGGACATATTTTAAGATTCGCCATTGTTATTGAGGCTATTGTGTCTCGTAATTCTTCAGTGAATAGATAAAGTCTGTGTCACGGTTCAATGCTCACACACAATACTATACGTGTTTACTTTTTGCTTAGGATGAAGGTGAATCTTCATTCAAATTGTGCAATATAAAAGATTCGGTCCCTTAGGTAACCGTGACTAAAAGATCAGGATAAAAACTTTACTATTAGCGATAACTACCTGACTCTGCCGCGGCGAGGGGAggattatgtaaaaaataaataatttaactttatgaTAAGGTCAGACACTGTTTACACACCTACAAGCTCTATCAAATGagttactaataaaaaactaGATAACTTTGAACCTTGTACAACAACGGCGCGACGAAAGCAAACATTGTGATAAGAATATCATTATCAAAGCTTTGAAGGTTATTTCGAGTTTGTAAAAATTCATTCATGAAACCACTTAGCGTTATCGCAGGTAAAATACACACggttataatttgatatttaagtCAAATCTTAATACTTGACACACtttttgacataaatattttattataagatttgtaaaataaatagagaCTCACCTTTAATCATTGTTGCTGCCACCACGATATGACGTCTAGAAGCTCTTCATCTTCTGGACTCATGGGTTCATACGACTCGTACGCGTCGTGACAGCTCGGCCCTGCGGAACTCTCGGACACTAGCGATGGAGCTGGACTGTGAGATTCTTCAGACAAGGGAGGAGTGTGGGGGCCGCCACTCGACGAGTTGTTGTAGCTCAGCCCCGACTGTGTCTCGCATCCCTCCTCACTATCCTCTAATAACTTCTTCAAGCTTTTAATATATTCCACAGCCAGCCGCAATGTGTCCACTTTGCTCAATTTTCTTGAAGATCCTCTGCCTCCAGCAAGTGCCGCCGCGACAGCTGAAGGGATGTGTTGTCTCAGAGCCGCAAAACCGTTGTTAACTTGTTTCACTCTATTCCGCTCCCGAGCGTTCCTGCGCGCTACAGAAGCAGGTTGGGTCGGGTACGGCTGGTGAAGATACGATCTCTTCTTGCAGCGGTTCGCGTCCACGGGAGCCGGTGCCAGCCTCCTCGGAGCCTGCGCCTGCAGGTGCGTCAGTTTCTGGTCGACGCCGAGATTTTGATAACTATGAATCGCCGCCATCGGCATCGCGAATGTTCGTGTAACTAGTGTGGTGTGTATCGAGTGCGCACTTGTGTGCCGCGCGGAGGTTGCCGGTGGATTGGCGGAGGTGGCGCGCACCCCCGACGCTAAGTAGcgcgcgcgcggcggcggcggggcgcgggggCGGGGGGCGCGGCGCACGCCCGGCAcgcgccccgccgcccgcgcgcgCTACTTGTTGCGCCGATCAAAATACGCCGGCGCTTATTATGCCATAGAGCGGTAAGCTCGCGCCGCTATTGTTGCACGTCGTTGCGCGTAATTATCCCGTCCATTACCATGTTCGGAAGACGGGATCTGTTCGCATCGTCTATTTAGAAGTCGTTATAGAGAATAGACGCTGTAAACCGATCGGAGACGATATTGCGTTATTAATATTGTCCGCgagcttttgttttaataaatggaTGTTGGAGGACTTTTTTGATTTGCATTCTTAAAAGCTAATTAAGTGGATGTTGGTCGTGCGACTGTTCTGTATTAAGTAGTTTCTCAATTAAttcgtaattaaaattatcattttaaatgtacattgAATTAATGATAGATAGTGTAGAGCGGTTACTACGCGGTATCTACGGCGTAGCGTGCAACAGTAATGACATCGATGGGTTTGCAAGTAAAGTAGATCTAAACTTGAGTTTTAATGTCGGAGCAACTTTATAATGCATGCGTCGTTTAAGAATGGCGTGGGCAGGTGCATTGATGACGTTCAAGCGTGTCCTAGCTCACTGAGTTGCCAATGGCACTTTATTTGATGGCTTACTCTCATTATAATGTTAgatcttttgatatttatagCTTACAAGCCGCTCATTAAGTTCTTAGCTCGCATGGAGACTGATTAGAATAATTTGAATGGTAGCCCTAACGCTGTTTTCGTATTCTCAGtaatgaaagaaatatattCAAATCATTGCTGTTCTACTACTAGATAGGAGTTACCTATCTTTGATTATTATGGGAAAAACATTGATATGTCTTctcataataacatttacttaaaGTAACTTccaaaaaaactacatcaataaaacagacctctacatttttatttatatgaaaatccaGTACATTCAAAAAGCAATAAtcatacttaattttttattgaaatgttgtttgtGTGACTCTTCATGTAGAGTTCGTGTGCGATGTGTAAGGTAGCGACAGGTGCGCGTCGTGTGACTTGACGCGCGACACTCTCGGCCTATTTCTACGTCACCTGTGCTGTGACGTCACGAGAATTTCGActctacattatttttagtaaggGAAAAGAATTGCAAACCTTTTCTCCGTAGTAGTAATAGTaagtgttattatttgttagtcAGTTTggatatatgtatttattaagaacACTTTTTTAGAACGAATCTAgatttgtaaatgtatctaGCACGAGCCACGTTTTTTCATCGTTTGTGAATATCCCTGCAATACCAggaaatcttaaaaatatatttaaaaaaaagcaaacttttcttaaattcaaaaacaatattaaagtaAACTTCGGGATACTTACGTAACAGGTAGTttacaaattaacataaaataaggAATTTATGCTACaatttttactaacaaaaaaaatccgCTATTAAACTATTCATTCTAACgctttattttacaatttacactaacgTCTCTCCACTGTAAATGAAACCCCATACAAACactaaaatcttttaaattaaattgaattagtaCCAAACACATCAATCCATTTTTTGACCGATCGCTGTCTCTTAAGATACAGGCCTCCTAGTTTAAGAGACAGGGTTCATATTATTGTAAGCATACTCTTAAACATTTGTAAGCTGAACTTTTTATCCACCAATTTCTAAATGTATCTACTGTACATCTACCACTATGTTAAacaaactatgtatgtatgtgtgcattttattgtttttaaatgaacttattattattatattattaattactttctcCGAACACTCATATAATCAAATACATTTCGAAAACATATTCATCCCCTAACACTAGCGACATCTATTCCCAACCCTTATAACATACGAACTACAATCAATAATACTATTGGAATTTACAGGAACTGTTTCTTCCGCCCGTTTGCAGATGGCGTTTGAATTGCCCACCTGTTAGGGTGGTCCCGTAAGGGTGGTGGCAAATGATTTAAGTTTCACGTTCGGCAATACAGATGGAGctaaatacaaatatgtttggtgaatacttaaaaatgtagtcttgttagattttttttattatatttgcttgATAGACttttgactacctccgtggcgcagtggtttaggtcgccacgccgataccactgcaacgcgaggtcgtgggttcgattcccacacggagcaattatttgtgcgatccacaaataattgtttcgggtctggttgtgctttgtgtacgttgtttatatgtttgtaatagtccccgcgacacaagagccattcttagtgcgggagttgtctttttaaaagataaagaaaGATAAAAGATAGGCCTTTACGTTCGTTTTTGTCTTTCTTTGGCGGTTACAAAAAGGAGAGTTGGGTATTAAGTCTTACATAGAATTAGATAGctattttattgacaataaattggttactaatattaaatttaattttgaatggaGGTccaacataattttttttttgggtgAACCGTTTCTCGTTTCTTCGTTAAATATATGCGTTGTGACAAAAATAGTGTGTTCTTCTCAAAGAAAGGTGtttttacttaataaagaaaaaaaagatcACACAGATTGCAGAATGGATCTTAAAAATTATCTTTCTCTATCTACTGTTCTCGCAGCTTTAATTGCTACAATCACAGTTAACTAAAGCTTTACCAGTGTAACCGTGTGCTACGCAACGCTACGGAATTAAGCAATAGAAGTACTGTCGTTAACATTTATTGAAACGGTAGCGAAAGTCAATTACACCTTGTATGACGCCACCTTCACACCTAAACTCACACAAATTAagctattaattaaaaactaaaggtCAATTGGAAGTTGTACTTCGGCGACGAGGGTTCTGAACGAAAAATTAAAGGATAAAcgtattttggtttaaaattatagaatGCCTTTTCCAGGTTTTTCAATATCCACATTAAAAAAGATACGCAATTGATACACTTTCAGCTGTATTTTTGAGGGTAGTATTTAAACGAGTGactgtaaattaaagttttaagtgttaaaaataattaatttacgatATAGTATTACTAATTGAGCGACTAACTGCGAGCGACGAGATATTAGCAGAACAGCaacttacaaacattaatttgaatGAAGGCTTGAAGGTTGAAGGCTGAAGTGacagcttcgcttcgctcgctcccacctcagccttctaacctaacctacccatgtcggtttgccaaaaactccttttaattagaaaaatcGAATCTATCTTAATATTGAAGTTGCCCTCTCTGTATTTCTAGTCGCTCACTTAGTAATGTAGTCGCaagaacagaattttaatttctgaaatgGATTAATCACAACCCACTTTTTGTAATCTCtttctagaatttattattaatcaatatttgtagTTACTTTGGTTAATTTTTCGCTTACTCAAATTCATACTGCtcaagttattaaaacagtatgtcATCATCAgtcgttaagtttttttttattcgatcgtTTTATAATTCCCCTATTTTTAATAACCATCCTACAAATTTTGATTGCCTTATAATCGCAAATTTTGCGACAAATACGACGAAATTGTTTGATGTCGTTTTCTTACCCGTGGCTTTGTTTACAGTTTAAACAAAGTGTAgaaataacaatgaaatatatattttaccgGTCATTTACAGGCAAATACTTAGACAGATGTGCAACAAACTGTTCCTATAAAAGTTCCATCTTTTTCTCTAAAGATTGAGACACTGAAccctattaataaaatttctcCGCGCAATGCTTATTATCTCCTCTTTAATTACTGCCGTCCTGTAAACTCTTTGATAACATCGACGCCCGATTTTACGAGCGAAGAATCGATGAAGATATATAAAATCAGTGTACTGGTACTCTCTGGTTCACTGGCTGCCTACTTAATTAAACATAACGTAATTGAAATCGTGGGAATATCCAAATCAATTTCGGAGCACGTCAACCTTTTTTATTGATACACTAGTTCTCATTTCtgtttttgaattatttgtagTTGATTACAAATATTAAGAGATTTTTCTTGAGGGGAGTTTGTTAGACGAATAAGTTTTGATGCAATTCATAAACTTAGTAAAGAGATTAGTGTGGAAATGTTTCACGGCTGGTGTAGGTACACAATATTTGGAATTTAGACCATAAGTGACCCGCAGAGTTCAGCTACCATACTTTTATTGGAAGTATCCAAAACTGTGAACTGTACTGTGGCAAAATCGTGAAAATTGTGCATaccaaggttctctactaagtggttggactgtaaataaaattattgaactgatttgtttcattaaagttatttataattgtaagtTGCACcaaatatgtaggtactgcTTCATTACTTGGGGTCTAAATCTCGTAAAAGCGATTGAAGCATGACGAATTAATATTCACATACCGCTGTCAAAGAAGACATAAAAGTCGCAATTAAGacaataatgtaaaatttatcTTGATCGATATAAAGTAACATAATTGGATTATAAAGCCTTTGACTTAATGGATTGAGAAAGGCGGCGTACGATTTTGATTGGAAGCCAACGTGCCCTCAAGTTTCTGCCGATACAAGCAAGACATTTTAAATAGGCCTCCACCGTAATTACGCTGTCATTTCgcaaatttatttacatttttaataaccgCATCGGTTTCACGGATTAATTATATCGAGCGCCAGGAAagcgttattaaaataatttatattgatgcACGGACATTCAGAGGTACCGCAGTgtgtaaatagttatttaatgccttatttaataaattatgcagTCAGCTAGGGTTACAGCGACGTTTTAGTCGTAGCTACAAGCAATACAAATGGTAATACCACCTCGCGCGACACAGACAGATTCTGATTGTCATCGAAACAAACGTGGCGCGACTCTCCCTCGGTAACTTTGGGTTAGAGGCAATAAGTTGTCTAGGCGCGAGTAGGCCTATCATTTACGAAATAACAATCGCAAATAAAATGCGATGCGCTCGCGGAGGGTATTAGCGGTGTTGCGCGCAAACATCGCGGTTGGGTGTGTAATTTCACGTGCGCTGACACGGAGGCTGTGCGCCGCGATCGCCATACCACAATATATCACGTGGTCGCGTACGCCGCCACACTGTATAATTCGTGTAATTTATAGTACGCGGCGGACTAGTAGCGAGCGGCCGACACGGTTAATAGCGCGTTACCACGCGACACACGCATTCGTGTACACTCGGCGTGGAACTACGCCGCGGGCTCGCCCCGCCAGCCACCGAGCTGCACGTTTGATTAAATGGCCCTACATCATAGTTCTCAGTACACTTCTAGCTcacaaacagaaaaacaaactcTATACTCACA
Above is a window of Anticarsia gemmatalis isolate Benzon Research Colony breed Stoneville strain chromosome 7, ilAntGemm2 primary, whole genome shotgun sequence DNA encoding:
- the LOC142974164 gene encoding achaete-scute complex protein T3-like, with the translated sequence MPMAAIHSYQNLGVDQKLTHLQAQAPRRLAPAPVDANRCKKRSYLHQPYPTQPASVARRNARERNRVKQVNNGFAALRQHIPSAVAAALAGGRGSSRKLSKVDTLRLAVEYIKSLKKLLEDSEEGCETQSGLSYNNSSSGGPHTPPLSEESHSPAPSLVSESSAGPSCHDAYESYEPMSPEDEELLDVISWWQQQ